One segment of Sesamum indicum cultivar Zhongzhi No. 13 linkage group LG4, S_indicum_v1.0, whole genome shotgun sequence DNA contains the following:
- the LOC105160019 gene encoding pentatricopeptide repeat-containing protein At5g66520-like, giving the protein MSSRCLQLLEKCKNIKQLKQAHALVMTSGLGSNGFALSRILAFCSDPFHGGLSYGYKIFRNIENPTICICNTMIKAFLLKDENFRGMEVYKLMLRYGMCPDNYTLPYVLKACANMKSLDLGGSVHGHGLKLGFVSDNFVGNSLIVMYSAVGEMGAARCVFEEISCRCVVSWTVLVSGYAKKGEVCSARLVFDEAPVKDRGIWGAMISGYVQNNCFKEGLRLFRLMQLSGIKPDEASFVSVLCACAHLGSLEIGKWIHRYVEKHKMPVTVKLGTALIDMYSKCGCLDLAEKVFDKMPHRDVICWNTMISGYAMNGNGEMALRLFDEMQKSRVRPDNVTLISLLTACSYSDMAHEGLHLLYIMCNVYHIEPKSEHYGCIVDLLTRARLIEEANAIIQKMPISGSSSEEAIAWRALLSAACSHGQVNMVEAAAERVMALERHSGAYVLLANAYTAAGRHSEARRIRNVMKNRGVEKTPGCSSIEINGIVHEFIAGEKMHFEIDEIQQLLEVIKKQLDTPQCSLSFDVIL; this is encoded by the coding sequence ATGAGCAGCAGATGCCTTCAGCTGttggaaaaatgcaagaacATAAAGCAATTAAAGCAGGCTCATGCATTGGTGATGACAAGTGGGCTTGGGAGCAATGGTTTTGCTCTCAGCAGGATCTTGGCATTCTGCTCAGACCCTTTTCATGGCGGCCTCTCTTATGGCTACAAAATCTTTCGAAACATTGAGAACCCCACAATTTGCATTTGTAACACGATGATCAAGGCTTTTCTGCTCAAAGATGAAAACTTTAGAGGCATGGAGGTATACAAGTTGATGTTGAGGTATGGGATGTGCCctgataattacactcttccTTACGTCTTGAAAGCTTGTGCAAACATGAAAAGTTTGGATCTTGGAGGTTCGGTTCATGGGCATGGTTTGAAGTTGGGTTTTGTGTCTGATAATTTTGTGGGCAACTCTTTGATTGTTATGTACTCTGCTGTTGGTGAAATGGGAGCAGCAAGATGTGTTTTTGAAGAGATTTCTTGCCGTTGTGTTGTCTCTTGGACAGTTTTGGTTTCTGGGTATGCTAAGAAAGGGGAAGTTTGTTCAGCAAGATTGGTTTTTGATGAAGCCCCAGTTAAGGATAGGGGGATTTGGGGTGCTATGATCTCAGGGTATGTGCAAAACAATTGTTTTAAAGAAGGGTTGAGATTGTTTAGGTTGATGCAGTTGAGTGGTATTAAGCCTGATGAGGCAAGTTTTGTTAGCGTACTTTGTGCTTGTGCTCATTTGGGCTCTCTTGAAATTGGGAAATGGATTCATAGATATGTGGAGAAGCACAAAATGCCAGTTACTGTTAAATTGGGCACTGCCCTGATTGACATGTACTCAAAATGTGGGTGCTTGGATTTGGCTGAGAAGGTGTTTGATAAAATGCCTCACAGGGATGTCATTTGCTGGAACACGATGATTTCAGGATATGCTATGAATGGTAATGGAGAAATGGCCCTTAGATTGTTCGATGAGATGCAAAAGTCCAGGGTACGGCCGGATAACGTGACGCTTATATCTTTGCTCACTGCTTGTAGCTACTCAGACATGGCACACGAAGGCCTACATTTGTTGTATATTATGTGTAATGTGTACCATATTGAGCCCAAAAGCGAGCATTATGGATGTATAGTCGATTTGCTCACCCGGGCGAGGCTCATTGAAGAAGCTAATGCCATAATTCAAAAGATGCCCATCTCCGGTTCTTCCTCTGAAGAAGCTATAGCTTGGAGGGCACTACTTAGTGCTGCTTGTAGTCATGGTCAAGTCAATATGGTGGAGGCGGCTGCGGAGAGGGTCATGGCATTAGAACGCCATAGTGGAGCTTATGTTTTGCTAGCTAATGCATATACAGCTGCAGGAAGACACAGTGAAGCACGGAGGATTAGGAATGTGATGAAAAACCGAGGTGTGGAAAAGACACCCGGTTGTAGCTCTATAGAGATTAACGGTATAGTCCACGAGTTTATTGCTGGGGAGAAGATGCACTTTGAAATAGATGAAATACAACAACTTCTGGAGGTCATTAAGAAGCAGTTAGATACTCCACAGTGCAGCTTAAGCTTTGACGTAATTTTGTAG
- the LOC105160020 gene encoding probable leucine-rich repeat receptor-like protein kinase At1g35710 — protein sequence MAPHLRFLSSVFHLFIVVQLLLSDAVHCKTLKRDVKALNEIKASLGWRVVYAWVGDDPCGDGDLPPWSGVTCSTVSGSDYRVVTELEVYAVSIVGPFPLAVTNLVDLTRLDLHNNKLTGPIPSQIGRLKRLKILNLRWNKLQDAIPPEIGELKQLTHLYLSFNNFKGEIPKELANLPELRYLQLHENRLTGRIPPELGTLANLRHLDVGNNHLVGTIRELIRIEGCFPALRNLYLNNNYLTGGVPSQLANLTNLEILYLSYNKMTGVIPFGLAHIPRLTYLYLDHNQFSGRIPDTFYKHPFLKEMYIEGNSFRPGVKPIGEHKVLELSDSDFVV from the exons ATGGCGCCTCATCTCCGTTTTCTTTCCTCAGTTTTTCATCTCTTTATCGTGGTCCAATTGCTCCTGAGCGACGCCGTCCATTGCAAGACTCTCAAGCGAGACG TGAAAGCATTAAACGAAATAAAGGCATCACTTGGATGGAGAGTGGTGTACGCATGGGTTGGCGATGATCCTTGTGGAGATGGTGATTTGCCTCCATGGTCTGGTGTAACATGTTCCACCGTGAGTGGGAGTGACTATAGAGTTGTTACTGAATT AGAAGTATATGCAGTTTCTATCGTTGGTCCTTTTCCACTCGCAGTTACCAATCTGGTGGATCTGACTAGGCT GGATCTGCATAATAACAAACTGACAGGTCCAATTCCATCTCAAATTGGACGGTTGAAGCGTCTCAAGATTCT TAATTTGAGGTGGAATAAACTGCAAGATGCCATTCCTCCTGAAATTGGCGAACTCAAGCAGCTAACGCATCT CTATCTGagttttaacaattttaagGGTGAAATTCCAAAGGAGCTTGCGAATCTTCCTGAGCTTCGTTATCTCCAACTACATGAAAATCGTTTGACCGGGAGAATTCCACCTGAATTGGGAACTCTGGCAAATCTGCGGCATCT AGATGTCGGTAACAATCACTTGGTCGGAACCATAAGGGAACTTATCCGAATTGAAGGATGCTTCCCAGCTCTGCGTAATCT GTACCTTAATAACAATTACCTCACTGGAGGTGTTCCATCACAGCTGGCTAATTTGACGAACTTGGAGATCCT ATATTTATCCTATAACAAGATGACTGGAGTTATACCATTTGGACTTGCTCACATTCCTCGACTGACCTACTT GTACTTGGATCACAATCAATTTTCTGGGAGGATACCTGATACCTTCTATAAGCACCCATTTTTAAAGGAAAT GTACATTGAAGGAAATTCATTCCGCCCAGGCGTGAAACCTATTGGTGAACACAAAGTCCTGGAACTCTCGGATTCAGACTTTGTAGTTTAG